A single genomic interval of Candidatus Dependentiae bacterium harbors:
- a CDS encoding M20/M25/M40 family metallo-hydrolase has translation MMIEFLQRYLQIDTTFPNPRYHDAVQLFAQQAARDGFDVNVVELSSGFPFLIISYEGTDKGLPSLALNHHMDVALADPTLWNSNPFSGTLKNQVLYGRGVQDMKGVGVVHYFALQQLKREGIKPRRSIHLFVAPDEERGGFKGTKLFIETPQFKKLNVGFVLDEAIPSGTEGMLLLKVSERKPIHARFTATGVMSHGSRLDSKNPIHDLTRFLAKLVQMHQEQNARMHDEPAGLLLSVNITSIQSGVMKNGQVALNVVPDVATATIDMRIPPQILLSQALEKLNSVLTDFPTITMNVEAIASDRDVTIDYKTSFYHAVNAAIQDCGLTTVPLFAEFASDLRFYFDQGIEGIGLTPFTTENNIHGNNESVPVSDIELGKSVIYQILKSFCE, from the coding sequence ATGATGATTGAATTTTTACAACGCTATCTTCAAATTGATACAACATTCCCTAATCCACGTTACCATGATGCTGTCCAACTATTTGCTCAGCAAGCAGCTCGTGATGGCTTTGATGTAAACGTTGTAGAACTTTCATCTGGCTTCCCTTTTCTCATTATCAGCTATGAAGGTACCGATAAAGGGCTTCCATCTCTTGCGCTCAACCATCACATGGATGTTGCACTTGCAGACCCTACCTTGTGGAATAGTAACCCTTTTTCAGGAACTCTTAAAAATCAAGTTCTTTATGGACGCGGAGTTCAGGATATGAAGGGTGTTGGAGTGGTTCATTATTTCGCACTTCAGCAACTCAAGCGAGAAGGGATAAAACCTCGTCGCTCAATTCATCTATTTGTTGCCCCAGACGAAGAACGCGGTGGCTTCAAAGGAACCAAGTTGTTCATTGAAACCCCTCAATTTAAAAAGCTTAATGTTGGGTTTGTTCTTGACGAAGCAATACCATCGGGAACTGAAGGAATGCTGCTTTTAAAAGTTTCTGAACGAAAACCAATTCATGCTCGCTTTACCGCAACAGGCGTTATGAGCCATGGATCACGCTTAGACAGCAAAAATCCAATTCATGATCTAACACGATTTTTAGCCAAACTTGTTCAAATGCATCAAGAGCAAAATGCTCGCATGCATGATGAACCTGCAGGATTATTGCTTTCAGTTAATATCACATCAATACAATCGGGTGTTATGAAAAATGGTCAGGTTGCACTCAACGTTGTTCCCGATGTTGCTACAGCAACGATTGATATGCGTATACCTCCTCAAATACTCTTGAGTCAGGCACTTGAAAAACTTAACTCAGTTCTTACAGATTTTCCGACAATCACCATGAATGTTGAGGCAATTGCCAGCGACCGTGATGTAACAATTGATTATAAAACTTCGTTTTATCATGCTGTAAACGCTGCCATTCAAGATTGTGGCTTAACAACGGTACCATTATTTGCTGAGTTTGCTTCAGACTTGCGTTTCTATTTCGATCAAGGAATAGAAGGAATAGGGTTAACCCCGTTTACTACCGAAAACAACATCCACGGAAATAATGAGTCGGTTCCAGTTTCCGATATTGAGCTCGGAAAGTCGGTAATTTATCAAATTCTTAAAAGTTTTTGTGAGTAA
- a CDS encoding ABC transporter ATP-binding protein, with protein sequence MSYKNSSLQLNQVSFQFTPQSSFFFNDLSVTFSPRAVHFIQGQNGVGKSTFFRILQGKIDHTEQASGSIILNGISYNLANSSAYELAQHIKFVQQKFDTMLADQFTFEENLRCAALPKYPILAGLPNHAPIPPFISRFGIDPKQPVKSLSGGQRQILAILMALQKPTHILLLDEPTAALDMKNAHMVMEFLHELVSATGITVLIICHNPELVKAYAKHGHFYMTVDSNQLRSIEFDQE encoded by the coding sequence ATGAGCTATAAAAACAGTTCTTTGCAGTTAAACCAGGTTTCATTTCAATTCACTCCACAATCATCATTTTTCTTTAACGATTTATCGGTAACTTTTTCACCACGAGCTGTCCATTTTATTCAAGGACAAAATGGTGTTGGTAAATCGACATTTTTTAGAATTTTGCAGGGGAAAATAGATCATACAGAACAAGCATCTGGCTCTATTATACTCAATGGCATTTCATACAATCTTGCAAACTCATCCGCTTATGAATTAGCTCAGCACATTAAATTTGTACAGCAAAAGTTTGATACAATGCTTGCTGACCAATTTACATTTGAAGAAAATTTACGCTGCGCTGCATTGCCAAAATATCCAATACTTGCAGGCTTACCAAATCACGCTCCAATTCCACCGTTTATCTCTCGTTTTGGCATCGATCCAAAACAACCAGTTAAATCTCTTTCTGGTGGGCAGCGCCAGATTCTTGCAATCTTAATGGCACTCCAAAAGCCAACACACATCTTGCTGCTCGATGAACCGACAGCGGCACTTGATATGAAAAATGCGCACATGGTTATGGAGTTTTTACATGAACTTGTAAGCGCAACAGGAATTACTGTTTTGATTATTTGCCACAACCCAGAACTTGTTAAAGCCTATGCTAAACACGGACATTTTTATATGACCGTTGACAGCAATCAATTACGCAGCATAGAGTTTGACCAAGAATAG
- a CDS encoding ankyrin repeat domain-containing protein, with amino-acid sequence MVNQNNKDYFIEVSGSKKRKKLALIRNILSTASLEEKIELLHHQNKFGDTPLHNAALYKNVNAVILFIKNGAQVNQQNLYGDTPLHHTAFYGNIQIAHLLVENGANVNLQNRLGYTPLHNAIISKNLNIVILLIKLNADLHIKNCNNKSSFDLLTEYGIDSNKH; translated from the coding sequence GTGGTAAATCAGAATAATAAAGATTATTTTATTGAGGTTTCAGGTAGTAAGAAGCGCAAAAAGTTAGCCTTAATACGCAATATACTCAGCACAGCATCTCTGGAAGAAAAAATAGAACTTTTACATCATCAAAATAAATTTGGTGACACACCACTCCACAACGCGGCGCTCTATAAAAATGTCAACGCCGTAATTTTATTTATCAAAAATGGAGCACAAGTTAATCAACAGAATTTATACGGAGATACCCCCCTCCACCACACTGCATTCTATGGGAACATACAAATAGCTCATCTGCTCGTTGAAAATGGAGCGAATGTCAACCTACAAAACAGGCTTGGATATACCCCCCTTCATAACGCTATAATCAGTAAAAATTTAAATATTGTAATATTACTCATTAAACTGAACGCTGATCTTCATATTAAAAATTGTAACAACAAATCATCTTTTGATTT